ACCGCCCGCTGGGTTCGCTCACAACCGTTTCTCACCTCCCTGTCACCAAGGCGTGCGACGGTGTGCGCAGGAGCGACGCCGAGCTCCGCATGGACCAGGGAGGCCTCCGATGGCACACACGGCACCCACCGTCTTCAGCGAACCCACCCACCGCGTCGCGCGGTGGGTCCTGCCCGTCGCCCTCGGTCTCGTCTACGGCAACTGGGTCGCGGTGAACCGGCGTCACGGTGGTCCGATCACCGGACCGGATCTGGCGTGGGGTGTGTGGAGCGGGCTCGCCTTCACAGCCGTCTGCATCGCCGTGGTCCAGGTGACCCGGCGCCTCAGACGCGACCTGCACGCCCTGCACGCCCTGCTCCGGGCCGCCTTCGCCGGCGCCGCACTGGGCTTCCTCTACAGCCAGACCGGCGACGACATCCGTCCTGTGGTCATCACGACGCTGCTGGTCACGGCAGCCGTCTTCCTGCTGCTGTTCTACCGCTTCCACACGCGCGCCGACGCGTAGGGGCGAGGACCAAGGTCGCCACTGCCACCCTCCCAGGGCGTGTGGTGCTTTGATAGGGATATGACCCTGTTCGTCGGCACGTCCGGGTGGCAGTACAAGGACTGGCGGGACGTCCTGTACCCGTCCGGGCTGCCGATGCGACTGTGGCTGGAGGAGTACGCCGGGCACTTCGCCACCGTCGAGATCAACAACGCCTTCTACCGGCTGCCGGCCCGGGAGACGTTCGAGGACTGGCGCGGGCGGGTGCCCGCGGACTTCGTGGTCGCGGTCAAGGCGAGCCGCTATCTGACCCACATCAAGCGGCTGAAGGACCCCGAGGAGCCGGTCGACCGCCTGATGAGCCACGCGGCGGGTCTCGGTGACCGGCTCGGCCCGGTGCTCCTCCAGCTCCCGCCCAACCTGCGTGCCGATCCGGGCCTCCTGGACGCCTGCCTCGCCTGCTTCCCCGCCTCGACCCGGGTCGCGGTCGAGCCCCGCCACGACTCCTGGTGGACGCCGGAGGTCCGCGCGGTCCTGGAGTCCCGGCGCGCGGCCCTGTGCTGGGCCGACGTCCTGGCCCGCCCCGCGACGCCGCTGTGGCGCACGACCGACTGGGGCTACGTCCGCTTCCACCAGGGCCGCGCCCGGCCCTGGCCGCACTACGGCCGCCGCTCCCTCGCCACGTGGCTCGACCGCATCGCCACGACCTGGTCCGACGGCGAGGACGT
The genomic region above belongs to Streptomyces coeruleorubidus and contains:
- a CDS encoding DUF72 domain-containing protein; protein product: MTLFVGTSGWQYKDWRDVLYPSGLPMRLWLEEYAGHFATVEINNAFYRLPARETFEDWRGRVPADFVVAVKASRYLTHIKRLKDPEEPVDRLMSHAAGLGDRLGPVLLQLPPNLRADPGLLDACLACFPASTRVAVEPRHDSWWTPEVRAVLESRRAALCWADVLARPATPLWRTTDWGYVRFHQGRARPWPHYGRRSLATWLDRIATTWSDGEDVYAYFNNDPGGAAVADAMTFARLGRSAGLEITRTPERLAQAGRAAPYSP